From a region of the candidate division KSB1 bacterium genome:
- a CDS encoding bifunctional oligoribonuclease/PAP phosphatase NrnA: MEKVRDCIERGQHFVLTTHVNPDGDGLGSEAALAAFLTDMGKDVFIFNSSQVPDNYKFLDPDNNIKVYESESDRETLLTADCIFILDISDWDRLKQVGKDIRDSKITQICIDHHPTNFKFADINLIDTMACSTGELVYDFLRFCDTKITKQIAEALYTSILTDTGWFQFSNSSAKAFSIVADLVKNGARPDKIYEKVRECESINKVKLFAHALRTLRLEHGGRIAVMTVTKDLIDSIGAQTYDTEGFADYPRRIDGVEVTAMFIEREKGQVKLSLRSKGNYVINGIAQQYGGGGHQYAAGVLLEGELNQYVERIVEEISYLFK; encoded by the coding sequence TTGGAAAAGGTAAGGGACTGCATTGAACGGGGGCAGCATTTTGTATTGACAACTCATGTCAACCCGGATGGAGATGGATTGGGATCGGAAGCCGCATTAGCGGCTTTTTTAACTGATATGGGTAAAGATGTTTTTATTTTCAACAGTAGCCAGGTGCCCGATAATTACAAGTTCCTGGATCCCGATAATAACATTAAAGTTTACGAGAGCGAGAGCGACCGTGAAACCCTGCTGACCGCCGACTGTATTTTTATTTTAGATATCAGCGATTGGGACCGTTTGAAGCAGGTTGGCAAGGATATAAGAGACTCGAAAATAACACAGATTTGTATTGATCATCATCCGACGAATTTTAAATTTGCCGACATAAACTTAATAGATACAATGGCCTGTTCAACTGGGGAACTGGTTTATGATTTCCTTCGGTTCTGTGATACAAAAATTACAAAACAAATCGCTGAGGCGTTGTATACCAGTATTTTAACAGATACCGGCTGGTTCCAGTTTTCAAACTCGAGTGCGAAGGCGTTTTCGATTGTTGCTGACCTGGTTAAGAATGGCGCCCGTCCAGACAAAATTTACGAAAAAGTCAGAGAATGCGAGTCCATAAATAAGGTAAAATTGTTCGCGCATGCGTTGCGGACTTTAAGACTTGAACACGGCGGCCGGATTGCTGTGATGACAGTCACCAAAGATTTGATTGATAGCATTGGCGCACAAACTTATGATACGGAAGGATTTGCAGATTACCCCAGAAGAATCGACGGCGTTGAAGTAACGGCCATGTTTATCGAAAGGGAAAAGGGCCAGGTTAAATTGAGCCTTCGGTCTAAAGGGAATTACGTGATTAACGGAATTGCCCAGCAATACGGCGGCGGCGGGCATCAATACGCGGCCGGCGTCCTGCTTGAGGGTGAATTGAATCAGTATGTCGAGAGGATTGTGGAAGAAATATCGTATCTTTTTAAGTGA